The window AACATCTTCACCATCTTCTGCAATATCAAGCTGAAGTTTCAGATCAGGAGTCTCAAAAGGGTTGATAATTGCCATGAACTTTATATTCGATGCTGTTTTTAAAAATAATTTTGAGCCTGTAAATTCTTCTGTCAGTTCTTTAATGATCTGCATCATACAAACTCCGGGAGTTACAGGATTTCCAGGGAAATGTCCCTTGAAAATATCATGATCCTTATTTAAATGGATATGAGCCATGAAACCTCCGTTTTCTGTTTTTTCGTATGATGTTAAAGTATAAAAGTCTGTAAGAATGGTCTGCATGATCTTATTTTTTAAGATTAAAAGGTATGATAAAATCCGGTTTGAAAGCGATATAAGTCTGTTTTCATGTTGGAAATCATTCTGTTTCGGTTATTTGAAATAGTTTTATATTGATCTTAAAATCCTTATGTTGTAAGTTTAA of the Chryseobacterium capnotolerans genome contains:
- a CDS encoding 3-hydroxyacyl-ACP dehydratase; its protein translation is MQTILTDFYTLTSYEKTENGGFMAHIHLNKDHDIFKGHFPGNPVTPGVCMMQIIKELTEEFTGSKLFLKTASNIKFMAIINPFETPDLKLQLDIAEDGEDVKVKNVSSFGETIALKLSVSYKKLMS